The nucleotide window CCGATTGCGCCCTTCAACACGGGGCAAAAAGCGTGTATGCCGTCGATGTCGGCTACAATCAATTGGATTTTAGGTTGCGTTCCGACCCTCGTGTGCATGTGTTGGAACGCCTGAATTTCAGGTATGCAGAGCAGTCGGATTTTGTCCATGGAATTCCGGCTGTTGTTGTTTGTGACGTGTCTTTCATTTCATTGAAGCACCTTTTGCCAAAAGTGAGTGAAATTTTGCCTGAACGTGGAGAGGCATGTGTTTTGATAAAGCCTCAATTTGAAGCAGAGCGAGAGGAAGTAGGGAAAAAGGGGGTCGTTCGCGATCGCTCGGTTCATTCACGTGTGATTGAATCCGTGATGGAAGTAAGCATCGTCTCCCGCCTGCAACCTGCCGGCTTGCATGTATCCCCGATTACAGGCAGCGGTGGAAATGTCGAGTATTTGCTTTATTTGCGTAAAACGGATGCTAAAAAAGCCATTCCGGTTGAATGCATTGCAAAAACGGTGAATCCTCCCTCTGAGTAGCATAATTATACAATTGCAGGTATAATAAAGGCAACGAACACTTCTATGGGGTGGATTCAATGACTAAGGGACAACGTCACGTAAAAATCCGTGAAATTATAAATGAACAAGAAGTAGACACACAAGAAGAGCTTGTTTTCCAATTACAGGAAGCTGGGTTTAACGTAACCCAAGCAACCGTCTCCAGAGATATCAAGGAATTGCATCTCGTAAAAGTATTGACACCGGACGGGCGTTATAAATACAGTCTCCCGGCAGACAGACGCTTTAACCCTGAGGAAAAGCTGAAGAAACATCTTTTCGACAGTTTTGTGAGCATTGATTACTCCGAGCATTTAATTGTGCTGAAAACATTACCCGGAAATGCGCACGCAATTGGGGCATTGATTGATCATTTGAGTTGGGAAGATATTATGGGGACGATTTGTGGGGATGATACGATCCTCATCATATGTAAAAAAGCAAAAGAGTCTCCCGTGCTTACCGATCGGATTTTGGGGATGCTATGAGGTTATAGGAAAAAAATGGCAATAAGCCAGGTTTTTCTAAAAGAAGGTGTTAGGATTGCTTGAAGAACTAACGATTCGTAATTTTGCGATCATCGAGAAGCTGACGATCCCGTTTGGGTCGGGGCTAACCGTGCTTACCGGGGAAACAGGTGCTGGAAAATCGATCATTATCGACGCTCTCGGCTTGTTGGCAGGCGGCCGCGGATCTGTAGATTTTGTGCGCCATGACAGTAAAAAGGCGGAAATTGAAGGTCTGTTTATCGTGTCGAACGACCATTTAGCTTATGAACGAATGGCATCTGCCGGCATCGAGTGTGAAGAGGGAATGATCGTTTTGCGCAGAGAGATTTCCCGGAAAGGGAAGAGCGTCTGCAGGGTTAATGGGCATCTTGTTACATTGACGACGTTACGGTCGATTGGTCAAACATTGGTGGATATTCATGGGCAGCATGAACATCAGGAATTGTTGCAAATGGACAAGCATAGCGGAATGGTCGATGCATATGCCAATTCGACATTGTTTGCGCTAAAATCCGAATATGAAGATCACTATGATGCGTATTTGTCGATGAAAAATGAATTGCAACGCTTACGCAACAGCGATCGTGAAAATATCCAGCGGCTCGACCTCATTCAATACCAACTGGAAGAAATTGAACAGGCAGCATTAGTTGATCCTGATGAAGACGAGCAGTTGGAACAAGAACGCTATAAGTTGGCGCATGCAGAAAAACTTTACGAGCTTCTGCAATATGCCTATACGTATTTGCACGATGAGGGGAAAGGATTGCAGTGGGTGAGAGAATCCGCTAGCCACCTGAAAGAGGCTAGCGATATAGACCCGGCGTTAATGCAAACGAGCGAACAAGTGAATTCCAGTTTTTATATGATTGAAGAAGCCTCTTATTCCATCCGAGACCACATTGACCAACTCGATTTTGACCCAGCTCGATTGGAGCAAATCGAAAGCCGATTGGCCGAAATCGAACAACTGAAGCGTAAATACGGGGGATCGATTACAGAAATATTGACATTTGCCGATGAAATCGCCCGGGAACAAGAAGCACTTGTGAATTTGGATGAGCACATCCGCCACTATGAAGAGAAATTAAACGAAAAAGCCACCGATCTTTTTTCTGCAGCCAATGCCCTTACAATAGGGAGGAAGGAAGCTGCAAAAACGCTTTCGGAAGCAGTCGAACGCGAACTGGCCGATTTGTTTATGGAAAAAACGCGGTTTTCCGTATTTTTTCAAGCTCCGGTTCAAGGAGAGGAAGTGCAATGCGATGGCCAGGTAAAAACATTTACAAGGGATGGGCAAGAACGTCTCGAGTTTTACATGTCGCCTAATGCCGGCGAACCGGAGAAAGCTTTGGCAAAAATCGCGTCAG belongs to Salicibibacter cibi and includes:
- a CDS encoding TlyA family RNA methyltransferase; the encoded protein is MKKERADVLLVEKGLLSSREKARRSIMAGLVYTDKERIEKPGMKLDPELPLYLKGDIHPYVSRGGRKLEKALQVFPIKVEGKIVLDVGASTGGFTDCALQHGAKSVYAVDVGYNQLDFRLRSDPRVHVLERLNFRYAEQSDFVHGIPAVVVCDVSFISLKHLLPKVSEILPERGEACVLIKPQFEAEREEVGKKGVVRDRSVHSRVIESVMEVSIVSRLQPAGLHVSPITGSGGNVEYLLYLRKTDAKKAIPVECIAKTVNPPSE
- the recN gene encoding DNA repair protein RecN, which translates into the protein MLEELTIRNFAIIEKLTIPFGSGLTVLTGETGAGKSIIIDALGLLAGGRGSVDFVRHDSKKAEIEGLFIVSNDHLAYERMASAGIECEEGMIVLRREISRKGKSVCRVNGHLVTLTTLRSIGQTLVDIHGQHEHQELLQMDKHSGMVDAYANSTLFALKSEYEDHYDAYLSMKNELQRLRNSDRENIQRLDLIQYQLEEIEQAALVDPDEDEQLEQERYKLAHAEKLYELLQYAYTYLHDEGKGLQWVRESASHLKEASDIDPALMQTSEQVNSSFYMIEEASYSIRDHIDQLDFDPARLEQIESRLAEIEQLKRKYGGSITEILTFADEIAREQEALVNLDEHIRHYEEKLNEKATDLFSAANALTIGRKEAAKTLSEAVERELADLFMEKTRFSVFFQAPVQGEEVQCDGQVKTFTRDGQERLEFYMSPNAGEPEKALAKIASGGEISRIMLALKRILSHSSQRTALIFDEVDTGVSGRVAQAIGEKIAAIATAETQVLCITHLPQVAALASTHMHIAKEEEKGRVHTTITELGDTARVNEVARMLSGSAVTTATRENARELLNIATP
- the ahrC gene encoding transcriptional regulator AhrC/ArgR; this translates as MTKGQRHVKIREIINEQEVDTQEELVFQLQEAGFNVTQATVSRDIKELHLVKVLTPDGRYKYSLPADRRFNPEEKLKKHLFDSFVSIDYSEHLIVLKTLPGNAHAIGALIDHLSWEDIMGTICGDDTILIICKKAKESPVLTDRILGML